The Cohnella abietis genome has a segment encoding these proteins:
- a CDS encoding sensor histidine kinase: protein MHYNTYLSVLLMAATCCSLILCYLCWKRREIPIAISYGLGMLTGSFYSLGYAFEIVSTDLNQILFWLKIEYIGIPFGTVMWSIMVLQYTGRQWLIRKPVVALLMVVPIITFVAHYTNEWHHLFYKTMSINYSQGFPLVVLVKGPLYQLHVWYAYILFAIGMTLLVQMYWKAETQMRKQITLMIIGSWGPYGFTIVYLSGIWNMPIDLSPFGFLFSGLFFMWGIYQFNLMRLAPLVLQKVFESMQDAVILLDVDNGISRFNMSASQVVKDLNYKGVIGKPVTEVLAHYPRLLKIITQEPPSSASKVQISGLHDDKFYNVHLSLVCNSNQKPVGKMLLLSDVTETVLTEERLRDNARQLGELNTFKDKMFNVVAHDIRDPLAVLVNLMELMEEEIETNSEDQEEIMQEMGRQIHNTFTLVESLLDWFRSQRGGMIFNPVVWDLSHVVQTNIQQLQVRSEGKRIKVVADIPKGSHIYADKEMLDLIIRNLLSNAIKFTGEGGNIQIKAEAVEGKVIVSVSDSGEGIQAEQAATLLQEDYPISSAGTAGERGVGLGLTLCREFVRLNGGELWFESVHSQGSAFYFSIPTPPNEPFVFNEQKERRSMA, encoded by the coding sequence ATGCACTATAATACCTATTTATCTGTACTCCTAATGGCGGCCACCTGCTGCTCCCTCATCCTATGCTATCTTTGCTGGAAAAGAAGGGAGATTCCGATTGCGATTAGCTATGGTTTAGGCATGCTGACCGGATCCTTCTACAGCCTCGGGTATGCTTTTGAAATTGTGAGTACAGATCTTAATCAAATACTTTTCTGGCTTAAGATTGAGTATATTGGCATTCCATTCGGGACAGTGATGTGGAGCATCATGGTCCTGCAATATACTGGCCGTCAATGGCTCATTCGCAAGCCGGTAGTTGCTTTGCTGATGGTTGTTCCCATTATTACATTTGTGGCTCATTATACGAACGAATGGCATCATTTATTTTATAAAACTATGAGCATTAATTACTCACAGGGCTTCCCACTGGTGGTCTTGGTCAAAGGGCCTTTATATCAGCTTCATGTTTGGTATGCGTATATTCTGTTTGCAATTGGCATGACGTTACTGGTTCAGATGTATTGGAAAGCGGAAACCCAAATGAGAAAGCAAATTACCCTGATGATTATTGGTTCTTGGGGGCCTTACGGGTTTACGATTGTTTATTTGAGTGGTATATGGAATATGCCTATTGATTTATCTCCATTCGGATTTCTATTCTCTGGCTTGTTCTTTATGTGGGGGATCTACCAATTTAACTTAATGAGATTGGCTCCGCTAGTGTTACAGAAGGTATTCGAATCTATGCAGGATGCGGTCATCCTACTTGATGTAGATAACGGAATTAGCAGGTTTAATATGTCGGCAAGTCAAGTCGTCAAAGACTTAAACTATAAAGGTGTAATTGGGAAGCCGGTTACTGAGGTATTGGCACACTATCCGAGGCTACTTAAGATCATTACGCAAGAGCCGCCATCATCTGCAAGTAAAGTCCAAATCTCAGGTCTGCACGACGATAAATTTTATAATGTGCATCTATCTTTAGTATGTAATAGCAACCAGAAGCCTGTTGGCAAAATGCTTCTATTAAGCGACGTTACGGAAACCGTGCTTACAGAGGAGAGGCTACGTGACAATGCGAGACAGTTGGGTGAGCTGAATACATTCAAGGATAAGATGTTTAATGTCGTTGCGCATGATATTCGCGATCCTCTCGCTGTGCTCGTTAATCTTATGGAGCTAATGGAAGAGGAGATAGAAACCAACAGTGAGGATCAAGAGGAAATCATGCAAGAAATGGGGCGGCAAATTCACAATACATTTACATTAGTGGAAAGCTTGCTGGATTGGTTTCGTAGCCAACGAGGAGGGATGATTTTTAATCCGGTAGTATGGGATCTGTCACATGTTGTTCAGACCAATATTCAGCAGCTGCAAGTTCGTAGTGAGGGTAAACGTATCAAAGTGGTTGCCGACATACCGAAGGGCTCTCACATCTATGCGGACAAAGAAATGCTAGATTTGATTATTCGCAATCTCCTTTCCAATGCTATTAAATTTACAGGTGAGGGAGGCAACATTCAAATAAAAGCAGAAGCTGTAGAGGGTAAAGTCATAGTATCCGTCAGTGATTCGGGAGAAGGGATTCAAGCCGAGCAGGCTGCCACTTTACTGCAGGAGGACTATCCGATCTCTTCCGCAGGAACCGCTGGAGAGCGAGGTGTCGGGTTAGGTTTAACCTTATGTCGGGAGTTTGTCCGCTTAAATGGTGGGGAGTTATGGTTCGAGAGTGTGCATTCGCAAGGAAGTGCCTTTTATTTCTCAATCCCCACTCCACCTAATGAGCCCTTCGTCTTTAATGAGCAAAAGGAAAGGAGGAGTATGGCGTGA
- a CDS encoding MarR family winged helix-turn-helix transcriptional regulator, giving the protein MQLRRLERQPHHFGNAGPLTPSEIHTIEAIGSEGRVLMSELAARLGITKGAVTQLITRLEAKELILRSPHPSDSRGTLISLTEKGREANAAHDEVHLQFYNQLRSQLSDQEIEIFETCIQKLNAVLRG; this is encoded by the coding sequence ATGCAGCTTCGGAGACTCGAACGCCAGCCTCATCACTTTGGTAATGCTGGACCTTTGACCCCCAGCGAAATTCATACGATCGAGGCTATTGGTTCCGAAGGGCGCGTTCTCATGAGCGAGCTTGCAGCACGTCTTGGAATTACGAAAGGTGCAGTCACTCAGCTGATCACACGTCTGGAAGCGAAAGAGCTTATCCTCCGCTCTCCGCATCCAAGTGATTCGAGAGGCACCTTAATTTCGCTTACCGAAAAAGGGAGAGAGGCTAACGCAGCACACGATGAAGTCCATCTCCAGTTCTACAATCAGCTTCGCTCTCAATTAAGTGATCAGGAGATCGAAATATTCGAAACGTGTATTCAAAAATTAAACGCCGTTTTGCGCGGTTAA
- a CDS encoding saccharopine dehydrogenase family protein: MKERIIVVGGYGHVGQMICKELADYYPGKVYAAGRSLVRAEKFSNSTNGKVKPLQLNINEKISPHALDDVKLIIMCLDQTATAFVQLCLEKGIHYVDISAQDSFHSQVEKLQTTASAGHATALLSVGLAPGLTNLLALYANRLMDTLDTVDISIMLGMGDQHGKAAIEWTIDNLGTTYEVIQGGIPTAVVSFTDGKQTDFGTGLGRKIAYRFNFSDQHALPRTLGVPSASTRLCFDSVAVTGLLAWLRASGAFRLLKLKPIQNAVISLFGKSKFGKEMFAVKMDAWGKKGNEDIFIECMIQAKKEAEITAKVATEVAAAVYRSSFPHGIYHIEQLFELEDVLLPIHELVTVEARINGKPLPLPAPKAIVKN; the protein is encoded by the coding sequence ATGAAAGAACGTATTATCGTGGTAGGTGGGTATGGTCATGTCGGGCAAATGATTTGCAAAGAGTTAGCTGACTATTATCCAGGCAAAGTTTATGCCGCTGGACGTAGCTTGGTCCGCGCAGAGAAATTCAGCAACTCAACGAACGGCAAGGTCAAGCCTTTGCAGCTAAATATCAATGAAAAGATCAGTCCTCATGCCTTAGACGATGTTAAGCTCATCATTATGTGTTTGGATCAAACCGCTACTGCATTCGTTCAGCTATGTTTGGAAAAAGGAATTCATTACGTGGACATATCCGCACAGGACTCCTTCCATTCCCAAGTGGAAAAATTACAGACCACTGCTTCCGCAGGTCATGCTACAGCGCTTCTAAGTGTTGGGCTTGCTCCTGGGCTGACCAACCTGCTGGCTCTCTATGCTAATCGACTAATGGATACGCTCGATACCGTAGACATATCCATTATGCTGGGAATGGGAGATCAGCATGGCAAAGCAGCTATCGAATGGACCATCGATAACTTAGGCACGACATATGAAGTCATTCAAGGTGGGATCCCCACTGCCGTTGTCAGCTTCACTGACGGTAAACAGACTGATTTCGGGACAGGGTTAGGTCGCAAGATAGCTTATCGCTTCAACTTTTCAGATCAGCATGCACTTCCTCGCACACTAGGCGTACCATCTGCCTCCACCCGTCTCTGCTTCGATTCGGTTGCAGTAACAGGACTGCTTGCATGGCTGAGAGCATCAGGTGCCTTCCGTTTATTAAAGTTAAAACCGATTCAAAATGCTGTCATATCGTTGTTCGGAAAATCAAAGTTCGGTAAAGAAATGTTTGCTGTAAAAATGGATGCATGGGGCAAGAAGGGTAATGAGGATATTTTCATCGAGTGTATGATACAAGCGAAAAAAGAAGCTGAAATTACGGCCAAGGTAGCGACAGAGGTTGCTGCTGCGGTTTACCGTTCATCATTTCCACATGGAATATATCATATCGAGCAATTGTTTGAATTAGAGGACGTACTACTTCCTATCCATGAGTTGGTCACCGTTGAAGCAAGAATAAATGGAAAACCGTTGCCCTTGCCTGCACCTAAAGCGATTGTTAAAAACTAA
- a CDS encoding DMT family transporter produces the protein MRWTNYTLLLGIGVIWGSQFFFVELVIDDIPPLTLAACKALLGAAALGVISLFVKDRASHIKHDKSKKRFLPYLWIALLEAVIPFFLIGWGQQRINSSLSAILMGTIPIFTTLMAAIFVPKEKINAFKWISVVCGFIGISLLIAPDISLSAGNHDVFGTIAVLGAALSFSGSLILIKELPPISPIIAMRNVLFIAAVLLIPLSFIFENPVNIHLDAQQWISLVILGVFHAGIVYMLYNILINRSGAVFASLNNYLVPLFGVVLGTLFLNEQLTSMDKISLLVILISLGIGGINLRKRSST, from the coding sequence ATGCGTTGGACAAACTATACACTGTTACTTGGAATAGGCGTAATCTGGGGTTCTCAATTTTTCTTTGTAGAGCTTGTAATTGATGATATACCACCACTTACACTGGCTGCATGCAAAGCCCTTCTGGGCGCAGCAGCGTTAGGTGTTATCTCTCTTTTCGTTAAGGATCGCGCAAGCCATATCAAACACGACAAGTCAAAAAAGCGGTTCCTCCCTTATTTGTGGATCGCGTTATTGGAAGCCGTGATTCCTTTTTTCTTAATCGGTTGGGGGCAACAACGAATAAATAGCAGCTTGTCGGCTATTCTCATGGGTACGATTCCTATATTCACCACTTTAATGGCGGCCATCTTCGTACCGAAAGAGAAAATAAACGCTTTTAAGTGGATAAGCGTTGTATGTGGATTCATTGGTATCTCGCTACTCATTGCACCGGATATTTCTTTATCAGCAGGGAATCACGACGTATTCGGTACAATAGCTGTTCTAGGGGCGGCGCTTAGCTTTTCCGGTTCATTGATCTTAATTAAAGAGCTGCCACCTATCTCCCCTATTATAGCTATGAGGAATGTGCTATTCATTGCCGCCGTTTTATTGATTCCATTATCCTTCATCTTCGAGAATCCCGTTAACATACATTTGGATGCGCAGCAGTGGATTTCCCTAGTCATTCTCGGTGTATTTCACGCTGGTATTGTTTATATGCTCTACAACATTCTTATCAATAGGTCCGGTGCTGTATTTGCTTCGCTCAACAATTACTTGGTTCCTTTGTTCGGTGTTGTTCTAGGCACTTTATTTCTGAATGAGCAGTTAACCTCTATGGATAAAATATCGCTACTCGTTATTCTTATTTCATTAGGAATTGGTGGAATCAACCTGCGGAAAAGAAGTTCAACGTAA
- a CDS encoding zinc ribbon domain-containing protein YjdM yields the protein MSNYPNCPQCNSEYTYENGSLFVCPECGHEWTLDSEAENNDDNKVIKDANGNVLNDGDSVAVIKDLKVKGSSLVVKIGTKVKNIRLVDGDHDIDCKIDGFGAMKLKSEFVKKI from the coding sequence ATGTCCAATTACCCCAATTGCCCACAATGTAACTCAGAATATACATACGAGAATGGAAGTCTTTTTGTTTGTCCGGAATGCGGTCACGAGTGGACGCTAGATTCGGAAGCCGAAAATAATGATGATAATAAAGTGATTAAAGATGCGAATGGGAATGTCTTAAACGATGGTGACTCTGTAGCTGTTATTAAAGATCTTAAGGTAAAGGGAAGCTCACTAGTCGTTAAAATAGGAACAAAGGTTAAAAATATCCGTTTGGTCGATGGAGATCATGATATTGATTGCAAAATTGATGGCTTTGGAGCTATGAAGTTAAAATCGGAATTTGTCAAAAAGATATAA
- a CDS encoding N-acetyltransferase, with protein sequence MKLPVINDELAKRIEQSEVDFFTSRISSIGERSGNPEGVEIKRLGHVTAYYIRTMPWGIFNCVKGFSHEDINKLEEIIQFYRKRERVFQLDINPMGCTPQMLKYLAESGLQQVGFHSVLYGLPSRESPRLPTEISIREVDNEMDFEQYAEIHCIGSGMSITHKHHFVENNIGLLGRSGWKIYMAFLNHKPAAVAVMHISNNIASCTLAATVPEFRRNGLQTALLQRRMYEAHLANCDLVVAQASFGSTSQNNMERAGMQMAWTRAVWAPTAVPQ encoded by the coding sequence ATGAAATTGCCCGTCATTAATGACGAGTTGGCCAAACGGATAGAGCAGTCTGAAGTTGACTTTTTCACATCAAGAATCAGTTCAATTGGTGAGCGAAGTGGTAATCCAGAGGGAGTCGAAATAAAAAGACTTGGACATGTAACTGCTTATTACATTAGAACAATGCCTTGGGGCATATTTAATTGTGTGAAGGGATTCTCTCATGAAGATATTAATAAGCTAGAGGAAATCATTCAATTCTATAGGAAAAGGGAGCGAGTCTTTCAACTAGACATAAACCCTATGGGCTGTACTCCACAGATGCTTAAGTATTTGGCGGAGAGTGGACTCCAACAAGTAGGGTTCCACTCCGTGCTGTATGGGCTTCCTAGTAGAGAATCACCTAGACTCCCTACTGAAATTTCAATCCGTGAAGTTGATAATGAAATGGATTTTGAGCAGTATGCAGAAATACATTGTATCGGATCTGGAATGTCTATAACACACAAGCATCACTTCGTTGAAAATAACATTGGTTTACTTGGAAGATCAGGCTGGAAAATTTACATGGCATTCCTGAATCACAAACCCGCCGCTGTAGCTGTCATGCACATAAGTAATAACATAGCTTCCTGTACACTTGCTGCAACAGTTCCTGAATTCAGGCGCAATGGATTACAGACAGCCCTCCTGCAAAGACGAATGTACGAGGCACACCTAGCTAACTGTGATCTTGTTGTCGCTCAAGCAAGCTTCGGCAGCACAAGTCAGAATAATATGGAACGTGCCGGTATGCAAATGGCTTGGACAAGGGCGGTTTGGGCTCCAACTGCTGTCCCCCAATAA
- a CDS encoding response regulator transcription factor, translated as MNEHILVMEDDAAIRQLLEQFLSSQGYIVTAASDGIEGLQLWNKNRYDMVISDVMMPGLSGTDVIRIVRQQSNVPIILLTALNEEHHQIEGFESGTDDYMTKPFSFKLLIKRVEAILRRSRPTQSGNWLEFHELRLDIDSYNAYVDDTSVELTTKEFEILKTLVTQAGKIVTREQLLDQLWGYDYFGDTRIIDTHLKNIRKKTNIPYIKTVKGVGYKLEHQ; from the coding sequence ATGAACGAGCACATATTAGTCATGGAAGACGACGCAGCAATAAGACAACTACTTGAGCAATTTCTATCCTCTCAGGGTTATATCGTTACTGCGGCCTCGGATGGAATCGAAGGGCTGCAGTTATGGAATAAAAATCGTTACGATATGGTCATTTCCGACGTCATGATGCCTGGCCTCAGCGGAACTGATGTCATTCGAATTGTTAGACAGCAATCTAATGTTCCTATTATTCTATTAACTGCGTTGAATGAGGAGCATCACCAAATAGAAGGGTTCGAAAGTGGAACAGACGATTATATGACCAAGCCCTTCTCCTTCAAGCTTCTAATTAAAAGAGTCGAGGCTATTCTGAGGCGCTCCCGCCCTACCCAGTCTGGCAATTGGCTGGAGTTTCATGAGCTACGGCTTGATATCGACTCATATAATGCTTACGTCGATGACACCTCTGTCGAATTGACGACCAAGGAATTTGAAATTCTAAAAACATTGGTCACACAAGCTGGGAAAATCGTTACCCGCGAGCAGTTGCTGGACCAGCTCTGGGGCTATGATTACTTCGGAGATACTCGGATTATTGATACCCACTTAAAGAATATCCGCAAAAAAACGAATATCCCTTATATTAAAACCGTGAAGGGAGTGGGATATAAGCTTGAGCATCAATAA
- a CDS encoding sensor histidine kinase, whose amino-acid sequence MSINKLISSLRNNITFKVFGLTVTILLLFSVSTYLIIFTLLPHTYNNYKQQQLEHEIDTFIAKIPTLSDTEMEKELDIVKLQTNAFIILFDETKQIPLPSTQIKQGTITIEEATVADSSTPKVTGKRDNPNVTRSLMLKGKPAYLTAYTKLQPIDEASKVLMLLAPYVALFILIAAVGGSFFYTRIITRPIRRITVSASRMAELELDTLIPVHSSDEIGRLAASLNTMAVNLKSSIGDLQMANVQLQLEMERDREIETRRRELFAAVSHELKSPLTIMKGQLEGMLYKIGIYEDRDFYLDKTLHVAEEMEILISNILHVAKSDRLTLSNSDELVSLNTIVEELLVKYEELGLQRGVTLSSSIPEDIWFNTDRKLLETALNNVTHNAIIYTNAGERVMITAPTIAGSQTLEILNTGTRINEAKIEQIFEPFYRLEQSRNRNTGGSGLGLYLTKHILQQLDISIRAKNTVEGVVFSLYFPQNTSTPLISSI is encoded by the coding sequence TTGAGCATCAATAAACTGATCTCCTCCCTACGAAATAACATTACATTCAAAGTTTTTGGCTTAACCGTGACCATCCTTCTCCTGTTTTCCGTCAGTACTTATTTAATTATTTTCACCTTACTGCCTCACACCTACAACAACTACAAGCAACAGCAGCTGGAGCATGAGATTGATACTTTCATCGCTAAGATTCCCACTTTATCCGATACCGAAATGGAAAAGGAACTTGATATCGTAAAGCTACAAACTAATGCTTTCATCATCCTCTTCGACGAGACCAAACAGATACCTTTGCCTTCCACCCAGATCAAACAGGGCACCATTACGATAGAGGAGGCGACTGTCGCGGATTCTTCGACACCTAAAGTGACGGGCAAGAGGGATAATCCGAATGTTACCCGCAGCTTAATGCTCAAAGGTAAACCGGCTTACTTAACGGCCTACACCAAGCTCCAGCCGATTGATGAAGCATCCAAAGTCCTCATGCTCCTTGCCCCCTACGTTGCATTGTTCATTCTCATTGCCGCAGTCGGGGGTTCTTTTTTTTACACCCGGATTATTACAAGACCCATCCGCAGAATTACCGTATCTGCCAGCCGTATGGCCGAGCTCGAATTGGACACACTGATTCCAGTTCATTCTTCTGATGAAATTGGAAGGCTCGCCGCTAGCCTGAATACGATGGCCGTTAATTTGAAGAGCTCGATCGGCGATCTACAGATGGCCAACGTGCAGCTTCAACTAGAGATGGAGAGAGACCGGGAAATAGAGACGCGTAGAAGGGAATTATTTGCTGCTGTTTCGCATGAATTGAAATCACCTTTAACCATCATGAAGGGGCAATTGGAAGGAATGCTTTACAAAATCGGAATTTATGAGGATAGAGATTTCTACTTAGATAAAACACTTCATGTGGCGGAGGAAATGGAGATCTTGATCTCAAATATTCTACATGTCGCCAAGTCAGATCGGCTAACACTCTCCAATAGTGACGAGCTTGTATCCTTAAATACAATCGTCGAGGAGCTTCTGGTCAAATATGAGGAGCTTGGACTTCAACGCGGCGTTACTTTATCTTCTTCGATACCTGAGGATATTTGGTTTAACACAGATAGGAAGCTCCTCGAAACAGCATTAAATAATGTGACGCACAACGCGATTATCTATACGAATGCCGGAGAACGGGTCATGATAACCGCGCCAACTATAGCAGGTAGCCAAACGCTTGAAATACTGAATACAGGTACACGGATTAATGAAGCTAAAATCGAGCAAATCTTTGAGCCCTTCTACCGACTCGAGCAATCTCGCAATCGAAATACGGGTGGCAGCGGATTAGGATTGTATCTTACCAAACACATCTTACAGCAGTTGGACATTTCTATTCGTGCAAAGAACACAGTTGAAGGCGTCGTCTTCTCCTTATATTTTCCGCAAAATACATCTACACCACTTATTAGCTCCATATAG
- a CDS encoding response regulator transcription factor — MIRKILLVEDDMLMREFITDYFKKEQWEVYEADNGRLALEIFEQTSVDLIVLDIMMPEMDGWSVCRRIREKSDVPIIIITARAEDDDQILGFELGADEYVTKPLSPRVLVARATTLMKRSEGTIGRDGDLLIYGDLSVNRMAHTVSVAGNTITLSPKEYDLLLFLTKHYGKVLSREYILDAVWGYEYLGDLRTVDTHIKKLRAKLGNEGRYICTVIRSGYKFEMEA; from the coding sequence ATGATACGAAAAATATTACTAGTTGAAGATGATATGCTTATGCGCGAATTTATAACGGATTATTTCAAAAAGGAGCAATGGGAAGTATACGAGGCGGACAATGGAAGACTTGCGCTTGAAATTTTCGAGCAGACCTCCGTTGACCTGATTGTTCTAGACATTATGATGCCTGAGATGGATGGATGGTCAGTATGCAGGCGCATTCGCGAGAAATCTGACGTACCCATCATCATTATTACGGCAAGGGCGGAGGACGATGATCAGATTCTAGGCTTCGAGCTAGGTGCCGATGAGTATGTGACCAAGCCATTGAGTCCGCGGGTATTGGTAGCTAGGGCTACTACATTAATGAAAAGAAGTGAAGGAACTATTGGGCGTGACGGAGATCTGCTTATTTATGGTGACCTATCGGTGAACAGAATGGCACATACGGTGTCCGTGGCCGGGAATACAATTACTCTTTCACCGAAGGAGTACGATTTGCTCCTCTTTCTCACCAAGCACTATGGTAAGGTCTTGTCTCGTGAATACATTTTGGATGCAGTTTGGGGGTACGAGTATTTGGGGGATTTACGCACAGTAGACACTCATATCAAAAAACTAAGAGCCAAGCTCGGAAATGAAGGCCGTTATATATGTACCGTCATTCGATCAGGCTATAAATTCGAAATGGAAGCATGA
- a CDS encoding sensor histidine kinase, with product MRRHSVVLKLFVVTAALILIVFSLVMLAEGLFFERFYRTSKIHDIDRNMNQFVKQFKQEEFNQKHLSRLLGTFMNQNDASTSILNNRFERTNINPYYLELRVDSKIITILIPLDGMPMDKIPLDIHIGDMLVVDGIFMDEKDTIMHPLIIQPNNDELEKGLVRVKGKITDLMLPEQRSYNPLYQNILIDDALRDLRSQVEQYQSRLKNGSTVKVEWTDKWSGIQYAILLHSLSEGKNGDRYLFAMTSLQPVGEAVEILKQYFVYTAPIIIVLVIILSLIYSRMVSRPLVLLSRSASRLANLDFTIQPEIQSKDEFGELSRNMIKLSHNLDAALRELTHANVKLQEDMKEKQRSEQLRKELIANISHELKTPLGIVKGFAEGLQDEVASDKKDRYLTLIVNETDRMNALIMDMLELSKFEVKAIRLQPTILSLASLIQSVIDSFSQQLESKNLQIRLNKGEENDLLVRADSRRIEQVAVNLLSNAIRHAEVNSTLTIDIKRTAVGKVTTVIENRGEPIAAEDVSRIWDHFYRAERSRDRKSGGTGLGLAIVKHIMELHEGEFGVENTEHGVAFYFTLNESRGETHE from the coding sequence ATGAGAAGGCACAGCGTCGTTCTTAAGCTTTTCGTCGTGACGGCTGCTTTGATTTTGATTGTTTTTTCGTTGGTGATGCTCGCAGAGGGCTTATTTTTCGAGAGATTTTATCGAACGTCCAAGATCCATGATATAGACCGGAATATGAATCAATTCGTGAAGCAATTCAAGCAGGAAGAGTTCAATCAAAAACACCTCTCGCGGCTGCTTGGCACATTTATGAATCAAAACGATGCTAGTACCTCCATATTAAACAATCGTTTTGAGCGAACAAACATAAATCCTTATTACCTGGAGCTACGAGTAGACAGCAAGATCATTACCATTCTTATTCCTCTGGATGGAATGCCAATGGACAAAATTCCACTAGATATTCACATTGGCGACATGCTGGTTGTAGACGGCATCTTCATGGATGAGAAGGATACGATCATGCATCCTTTGATCATACAGCCGAATAATGATGAGCTCGAGAAGGGCTTGGTTCGAGTAAAGGGGAAAATAACGGATCTCATGCTGCCTGAGCAACGATCGTACAATCCTCTTTATCAGAATATCCTTATCGATGATGCCCTTCGGGACTTGAGGTCCCAAGTCGAGCAATATCAGTCCCGCTTGAAAAATGGCTCAACAGTAAAGGTCGAATGGACAGACAAATGGAGCGGCATCCAGTATGCTATTCTCCTTCATTCCCTATCAGAGGGTAAGAATGGGGATCGATATTTATTCGCCATGACCTCTCTACAGCCTGTTGGGGAAGCGGTTGAAATACTGAAGCAATATTTTGTTTATACGGCTCCAATAATTATTGTGCTTGTGATCATTCTTTCTTTGATTTATTCCAGAATGGTTTCCCGTCCATTAGTGCTGTTAAGCCGCTCGGCTTCCCGCCTTGCTAACCTTGATTTTACCATACAGCCCGAGATCCAATCGAAGGATGAATTTGGTGAGCTGTCACGTAATATGATCAAGTTATCTCACAATTTAGATGCAGCTTTACGAGAGCTTACCCATGCGAATGTGAAATTACAGGAGGATATGAAAGAAAAGCAAAGATCCGAGCAGCTTCGCAAAGAACTAATCGCGAACATTTCACATGAGTTGAAAACCCCTCTTGGCATTGTTAAAGGCTTCGCAGAAGGACTTCAGGATGAGGTTGCAAGCGATAAAAAAGACCGTTATCTTACCTTGATTGTCAATGAAACGGATCGGATGAATGCTTTAATTATGGATATGCTGGAGCTTTCCAAATTTGAAGTCAAAGCTATCCGGCTACAGCCCACAATCCTATCCCTGGCATCGCTTATTCAAAGTGTAATTGATTCGTTCTCTCAACAGTTAGAGAGTAAGAATCTCCAAATTAGGTTAAATAAAGGGGAAGAGAATGATCTGCTTGTAAGGGCAGACTCTAGACGGATTGAGCAGGTTGCTGTCAATTTATTGAGTAATGCCATTCGGCATGCCGAGGTGAACAGTACTCTTACAATTGACATCAAGCGGACAGCGGTCGGTAAAGTAACAACAGTAATAGAAAATAGGGGCGAGCCTATCGCTGCGGAGGATGTGAGTCGGATATGGGATCACTTCTACCGGGCTGAGCGCTCCCGTGATCGCAAATCTGGTGGGACAGGCTTAGGGCTCGCCATCGTCAAACATATTATGGAGCTCCATGAAGGTGAGTTTGGTGTGGAAAATACGGAGCATGGCGTCGCATTTTATTTTACCTTGAATGAAAGCAGAGGAGAAACTCATGAATAA